The following is a genomic window from Pantoea vagans.
TAGCATTTTTGTCAATGACAAGGATGGGTTTTTTGAAGCCGTAAGCGGACTTGATATGATGATTGAACCTCATAGCAGTTCAGATTTCAGTCTCGTGAGATCGACAAAAAAAATGAAAATAGATAATAACAGGGCTAGGCTTAATATTTTTAAAGACGATGGTTCGATTTATACGGGAGAGTTTCCCATTAGTTTTAAATAATTCTGAAGACGAATGAGTTTGTAAGCCAGCGCTTTAGCTGGCTTTGCATTATATAATAGTCAGTTAAGAATATAGACATGATTGACATTGATCTCAGTCTGGCCATCATCGCGATCAACATCACCGGTAATGCGTAATTTCTTGCCAATCAAATAATCATCGTCATCGTCTCCATCATCATCAATGTCAACACGAATTCTGCCAGTTGAATCCCGTAACCAGTAATGATCGTCATCTGCTCGTCCGCTGATCGTTCCCGTCAGAGATACATTATTATTGTCATGCATTCTTTTTGCTTCGGCGACAGTGACATTTTGACGAGCGTAAGCTGAACCTGCATAAAGCAGTACTACCAGCATCCATAATGATTTTTTCATCGACTTCTCCCTGTGATTGGGCTTTTTACCCTGAAAGATATTCACGATAACCTGTCAACGATCCTCTGAGATTATTTACGGGCTAACCTCTCATTTATACACCAGATCTTTACTGATTTAAAATTTCTAAAAACCGTTTATTATCGTTGTTAATACCAGGTGTGATTTGATAATGAAAGGTTAAAGATTTTGCAGCAGGATTTATATCTCATCTCTTA
Proteins encoded in this region:
- a CDS encoding NirD/YgiW/YdeI family stress tolerance protein; the protein is MKKSLWMLVVLLYAGSAYARQNVTVAEAKRMHDNNNVSLTGTISGRADDDHYWLRDSTGRIRVDIDDDGDDDDDYLIGKKLRITGDVDRDDGQTEINVNHVYILN